A genomic segment from Prochlorothrix hollandica PCC 9006 = CALU 1027 encodes:
- a CDS encoding DUF928 domain-containing protein yields MWQSLLRPSHFLLTALRRSPLLLRLSCIAPLVIVGSLLAPQLVQAESPTLISLQFPKSTGDAPRRTAGSGVRGAPACITNHPDQTLVALMPNDRVSLTLSGQPSFFVFIPPNTAAEGVFELYLDENHYGSYIERITLSGDPGLVQVTVPPEISLKTEEDYFWRFSLICDQKSPENNAIVQGSVRRTELAPEVIAELEALPEGSLDRAKFYAENRIWHEATAMLYDMQENAPDEWSEWLGSVNLGFLMDEPSALTSSPTLF; encoded by the coding sequence ATGTGGCAATCACTTTTACGGCCATCCCATTTTTTACTGACAGCATTGCGGCGATCGCCCCTGCTCCTGCGGCTGAGCTGTATTGCTCCCTTGGTGATCGTGGGTAGTCTCCTGGCTCCTCAACTGGTGCAAGCTGAATCACCCACCCTCATCAGCCTACAATTCCCCAAAAGCACCGGCGATGCGCCGCGCCGCACAGCAGGGTCGGGGGTTCGGGGGGCACCGGCTTGTATCACCAACCATCCCGACCAAACCCTGGTGGCACTGATGCCCAACGATCGGGTGAGCTTAACCCTGTCCGGTCAACCCAGCTTCTTTGTCTTTATTCCTCCCAATACGGCAGCGGAGGGAGTGTTTGAACTGTATTTGGATGAAAATCACTACGGCAGTTACATTGAACGCATCACCCTGTCGGGGGATCCTGGTTTAGTGCAGGTGACGGTGCCCCCAGAAATCAGCCTCAAAACCGAGGAAGATTATTTCTGGCGTTTTTCCTTAATCTGTGACCAGAAGTCCCCAGAAAACAATGCCATTGTCCAAGGCAGTGTCCGCCGTACCGAGTTAGCCCCTGAAGTCATAGCAGAACTGGAAGCTTTGCCCGAGGGATCCCTCGATCGGGCCAAGTTCTATGCAGAAAATAGGATTTGGCATGAGGCCACAGCGATGTTGTATGACATGCAAGAGAATGCGCCAGACGAGTGGTCTGAGTGGCTGGGATCGGTCAACTTAGGGTTTTTGATGGATGAGCCGTCAGCGTTGACCAGTTCTCCCACCTTGTTTTAG
- the sufU gene encoding Fe-S cluster assembly sulfur transfer protein SufU, with amino-acid sequence MALGNLRDLYQQVILEHYKKPRHRGRTSPVHRQQRGHNPSCGDTIELTLCLNEDRDRIESIRFEGEGCAISMASADLMADAVQGKTVAEALAMVETFQAMMKGDQEFPKAQRKLNVMQGVSQFPVRIKCANLTWHALRAALERTEDWEGTKPEPEGVTDQADAFISTESES; translated from the coding sequence ATGGCTTTAGGAAACCTCCGGGATCTCTACCAGCAGGTGATCCTAGAACATTACAAAAAACCCCGACACCGGGGACGCACCAGCCCAGTCCATCGTCAGCAACGGGGCCACAATCCCTCCTGCGGCGACACCATTGAACTAACCCTGTGCTTAAACGAAGACCGCGATCGCATTGAGTCCATCCGCTTTGAAGGGGAGGGCTGTGCCATCTCCATGGCATCGGCAGACTTGATGGCTGATGCCGTTCAAGGGAAAACCGTAGCAGAAGCCCTCGCCATGGTGGAAACCTTCCAAGCCATGATGAAGGGCGATCAAGAGTTCCCAAAGGCCCAGCGAAAGTTGAATGTGATGCAAGGGGTATCACAGTTTCCAGTACGGATCAAATGTGCAAACTTGACCTGGCACGCCCTACGGGCCGCCTTAGAGCGGACAGAAGACTGGGAAGGGACAAAGCCAGAACCGGAAGGGGTCACCGATCAAGCTGATGCCTTTATCAGTACGGAATCTGAGTCGTGA
- a CDS encoding Ycf51 family protein, with protein sequence MSIVPEFLDAAKWLGLLTLLVAGLTILGFRLQWGIRFRLVGITGFLIVLGVGSFALSLGLYQHTAIPGAVAYTTVYDTGATHAVIVVKNDINPETLEATLRQAAYSLFSSGRYAQPGESQLVVRARTLIHPNPGISQPLYLGEVRRSLFQRADENMDVSIDESQFQILQQYQETSGIDIKS encoded by the coding sequence ATGTCGATCGTTCCTGAATTCTTAGATGCTGCCAAATGGTTAGGACTCCTGACCCTGCTGGTGGCAGGACTGACCATCCTTGGATTCCGCCTACAATGGGGAATTCGCTTCCGACTAGTGGGTATTACTGGTTTTTTAATCGTATTGGGGGTGGGTAGTTTTGCCCTCAGCCTAGGGCTATATCAACATACCGCTATCCCCGGAGCCGTAGCCTACACTACCGTCTATGACACGGGGGCAACCCATGCGGTCATCGTGGTTAAAAATGATATTAATCCTGAGACCTTAGAAGCCACCTTGCGGCAAGCAGCCTATAGTCTATTTTCATCCGGGCGTTACGCCCAACCGGGGGAATCCCAGTTGGTAGTTCGTGCACGTACCCTGATTCACCCCAACCCCGGTATTTCTCAGCCCCTGTATTTAGGCGAGGTTCGCCGATCGCTATTTCAGCGGGCAGATGAAAATATGGACGTTAGTATTGATGAGAGCCAGTTTCAGATTTTGCAGCAGTATCAGGAAACTTCTGGGATAGATATCAAGTCTTAG